The DNA sequence CCTTACTGCAAGCAGTTCTTGGAAGCTACATGCCTCGCTCattgcatttttaaagaaaatgtgcAGCGGTCGCATCGTCACTCGGTGAACGGAGGGGATGACAACCACCGTTCACTTTCACTCCCCCTCTGATttccataaatttttaataatgcacaaagtaaattaaatataataatttttaaatttaatttgccacGTGCATACTACTTCTAGTCTAGTATTTGTCGAATTTGATGGATATTGATACTAAGCGTAATTTAAGCGTCTTAATATACGCAAGcgtcttatatttttaatgcaaatttaaatgCGAGAATAATGAACCGAGGGACACGCGAAGTACATAGAAAACTTCGTGGTTCGTGGCTGTCTTTACCtgcgtctttttcttttttttttctttttttttgtacctaTCGCAATTATCGAAACAtcgatttataatttttcttcgtaaTTTCTGAGATGGGAAGAAGTATAATGTGAATTACTTCTATTGGACGGCCGTAGTCGAGGTGGGGGTCACTCGAATGCTAAATTACGTGCATTCTGGTATTAGAATTTTACAGTTTTACCGAGATCTCTCGACCGATCGTACCTTAGCCAGGAAGTCGAGACCACGATGTCGTAGGTGAAAATTttacaaggaaaaattaattaaagttcgtGATAAGCCACGCTACGGGAGTAATCGCAAAAgaataatagttttatttgagACTGATGAGTAACGAAAAGAAATCAGTGAGTACTATATGTCGCTCCGTGGAGTTTGGTCTTCGCGTAATCGGCGTATGGCCTGGCACATCATGTGCAATTTTGCGCAGAGTCTGCTATTTACTTTCGATGGCGGTGTTCCAGACCTTTCAATATCAGTACCTGATAATACACTTTAGTGAGAGCAACATTTTCCTCCTCATGGACGTGTTAAGCGCAACCCTGGTTTACACGCTATTGTTTATCAAACTGATTATTATTGTCTTCAACGTTCGGTAAGCTTATCTACTACGACGTGTATtgagtgtaaaataaaatatgactGAAAAATTGTGCATTCTAGATTCTCTATTGTAGATTTCGAGATAATAACCGCGGGATATTAAACTCTTTGAttaatttggaaaattaatcggcggatctgaattaatttaattgcttcgaataatattttacgaatagTCGccgacaatatttttattgttattgttaactttttttttttttttcttatataactCGTAGACTGCTGGATGATATCGTAGCACACGTGAACGAGGATTGGAAGAAGCGCGACGTTTCGGATGAATACGTGATGAATAGAATGGCTTACGTCTCTCGTTGGTTCTCCAATTTAATTATCAGCTCGCACGCAATATCGGTACTCCTCTATGCGGCCGGTACGTTGCTCAGGCACAAAAGCAGTAATCAAACCGACGCTCGAGAGCTTCTTCTTAAAATGGAGTTACCTTTCAAGATCGAAAGTACCTCGGTATATTTTACCATTCTCGTTACACAGTTTGTTCATCAAGTTAGCGCGGCTAGCATATTGAGTGTAATAAATTGCTTATTATTAAGTCTGGTAAGTTTGAATGCTTTTCTTAAACtattctaaaatttataaatcaaaaataatagtaataaaataaaataaaatacacataactctaaaaaattattaaaaaatgttgagtAAGTACtttaaagatagaaaattaaattaattgcgtatcATGATCTTTAGGTTCTTCACGTGTGTGGACAGATCGATGTAATGCGAgaaaaattgtgtaaaattaCGCGGAGCAATATCAAACAAGACGAAAACAAAAGTATTGCAAAAATGCTAATTATTCGCCACCAGAAGATTATCTCTTTCTCCAATAATATTGAGACTCTCTTCTCAAACATAGCATTGGTACAGTTCGTGTCGAACACCTTGGTTCTGTGCTCTCTCGGATTTGTCATCGTAACCGTAAGTGCGCGTGAAATAATGCTACCTACCACACAAATATAAatcatttaacatttttagtCTATCGGCGTCCCGGGCGGGTTGCCTATGCTAGTAAAGTCCgtgtttttttacattttagtcAACGTGGAGGCGTTTGTGTATTGCTTTCTTGGCGAGTATCTCAGTACGAAAGTCAGTATGCG is a window from the Cardiocondyla obscurior isolate alpha-2009 linkage group LG01, Cobs3.1, whole genome shotgun sequence genome containing:
- the LOC139102714 gene encoding odorant receptor 13a-like, with protein sequence MSNEKKSVSTICRSVEFGLRVIGVWPGTSCAILRRVCYLLSMAVFQTFQYQYLIIHFSESNIFLLMDVLSATLVYTLLFIKLIIIVFNVRLLDDIVAHVNEDWKKRDVSDEYVMNRMAYVSRWFSNLIISSHAISVLLYAAGTLLRHKSSNQTDARELLLKMELPFKIESTSVYFTILVTQFVHQVSAASILSVINCLLLSLVLHVCGQIDVMREKLCKITRSNIKQDENKSIAKMLIIRHQKIISFSNNIETLFSNIALVQFVSNTLVLCSLGFVIVTSIGVPGGLPMLVKSVFFYILVNVEAFVYCFLGEYLSTKSKTIGDAAYEALWYDLNPVQNRDILFIIVRSQKYLSLTIGKVANLSLKQFTNIVKASASYMSVLHAMY